CCGGATTGCGTAAATGAAACTCACGGTAAATATAGGGTTCCAGTAAGCGGTGCTTACGCTCGTCGAGTTCGGAATCGGTCGGCAGTAATATCACTTGCGTAGCGGCTTTTGGATAATAACGGGTTAGCAAGTTATCCTGATGCTGTTTGTCGATACGGCCTAAAGGCGTGTCGATAATGACCGGCAATTGCCTGCCGCAAGCGTCTTTCAAAGCCCACAATAAGGCGGTAGCAGCCAGTTGTTTCATGCCGGCGGAAATACTGCTCATTGCTACCGGAGCGCCCGCCGCATCGAGATAATGCAATTGGAACGAGTCGTCAATCTTGGTCTCGGCAATCAATTGATTGGAGTCCAGTAAATTAGCCAGATGCTGGTTGAAATAGGTTTCCAGCGTGCCGCGTTGTTGTTCCTTGAGCTTTTGTTTATAGGCATCCAGCAGCTTTTGCATTCTCTCCAATAAATCGATACGTGCCCGGCCTTGTTCGGATTGGCGTGCTTGCTGACGTAATTCGGTAATTTTTTCATCCAAGGGTTTTATATCCCTATCGATGATTGCCAGCTTATGCGAAACATCCCGTTCTTCGTCTCTAAATTTATCAAGCGCCTCTTTTTGCCGGATTTCTTCCGCTTGCAACTGTTGAAATTGCTGTTTGTTTTCATCCGACAGTTGCCGGACCTCCAACAAGCTTTTATCGATTTCAGTCAATTGCTGATCGGCCCGCAAAGCAGTCGCCAAGGCGTCGCGCAATCCGGCATCGGGAGAATGTCGGGGCATGTAGGCGGATAGCGTCGCCAATAATTTTTTGGCCCGAAGCGGGGCTAATTCGAACGGTTTCATGCCATCCTCTTCGACATCCCGTGAAATTAACACCCCAAGAACGCGCTTTTGGTAAAACAGCACTTGCGATTCGGTCAGCCGCTGTTCAGGATAGGGCGGCGTAGTAAAAACGTCTTTTAAGGATTCTCGTAGCGATAGCAACATTTCCGACATCTCTTCGCTCTGCTCATTGGCGCAACGCTCGACGGCGGGAAAGGCTTTTTCGGCCAGTGCAGCATTCAAACGCAAAAAGGCATCGCGCTCGAAGGCTTCCGACAAGCCGGTTAATGCTTGTTCGAGAGTCTGCCGTTCGGCTTGTTTCAAGGCTTCGAGTTTGGCATTGTTTTCGATCGAGGATTGGCCGCTCAGTAGTCTAATTTTTTGCCGGGTTTCCCGCAGATCGTCGTCCAACGTTTCGATATGGGTAAGGGTGGTTCTTTTTTGCTCCAATAACTCATCGCGTTGAATCAGCAGGGCGCGTTGATGACTTTCGGCTTCACGTAAGCGGGGCTTAATATCTTTTGCGACGTATTCACTTTCGACTTTTCGGGCTAACTCTTTCAAGCAAATTTTTAAATTATCGGCTGGACGGATATTCAGAAATTGTTCGAATTTTTCAGTGAACTGAACGCGATTTGCTTCGGCTAAATAATTTATTTCTTCGCCGTCGAAAAAAAAGAGCGGAATAAAGCCAAGTGGATACAGTCCTGATAGATATAGTTGAGCGGCATCGTCGAATAATGGCGCGTTATAGGGTGGTTTAAGAGTTAAATGGTTTTGGTAAATGCCATTCTGCAAGTCCCATTTACGCTCGAGTTGGATTTCTCGATTATTTTCATCCAACAAAACTGCTGAAACCGAACAATTAAAAATATTCTCGTTCCTGGCTTTGCGATTCAGAATACCCCACCAATCGTTATCCCCCAAAACGAAACATTTTTCTGTTGGCACTCTGTCGTGTTGGACGCTCTGCCTTAGTTCTTTGGTTACGCCGGCGAACAATAATTTAACGCTGTTGAGCAAACTGGTTTTACCGAAGCCGTTACGCCCCATGATGACGACGATATTGCCTTCAGTACCGGCAGGAGGAGCCAATTCGAAGGTTCGAGAGCCGTAATAGGAGAAAATATTATTCAGCGTGAGACTTTTAAAAATCATCCCGTCTCTACAAGTTTGTTCCTAAAGGCGGATTCCATGACTTTTTCCAATTTTCCGGTTAATTCAGACTTACTGCCCCATAGGCTTAAGTCCGGATATTGCTGCATCAATACCGCCATCTGCTCGGCGATTTCCACCGGCACTTGCTGCTGTTTGGCCAACGATTTTAATAATTCGGTCTGTTGGTTTAATGAATTTGGTGCAGTATCGTCCACGGTTCCCTGCCAAATTGTTCTGCAATCATAAAAGCGCTATCCATGATATCGAAATCGTCGGTCCATTGTTTTTGAATCGCCACGATTTCTTCGTCCGAAATTAACGATTGTTGGACTTGCCGCTCGGTTTCCAACAAACGTTGCAGCATTTCCTTACGAGTCGAGGCGATAAACGGTCCCTGGCCTTCGGAGCCGTTCCGCCTAATCGGGCTACGCCTGGATTCGTCTTCGCGAATCTCTTTCAGCCAATTTCGATATTCGTTCAATGGTGTCATCCATTCTTCACCATTTTCGATAAAACTTTCCATGGATTTATCGGTTTTCACGACGGTGCAAGTCCAGCAGCCAAAACGGCTGCCGCCACAGGAAGGGGTGTTTAAATCCATTACTACCGGACATTCACCACCGTTCGCCTGTCGGTACAGGTCCAGCATAAAGTCGTGACTACCGCCCCACGGCGGTGGATTGTTGGTAAACAGATATTCCCAGACATCGTCGCTGCTCCAATCCGCTATTGGGGCTAACACCAAGGCATTAGCAATTTCATGATGAGGGTTCAATTTACGGCTGCTCAACTCCCTCTTACCCATAGTATAGGAACGCTGACTGCTTTCCGAGGTGCGAGTACCCAGCAATAAAATCACGCTGCCGAATTCAGCAATCACATTTTCAATTGCTGTCTGCATGGGTTTGATTTTCATCTTGGACGTACACCAGCGAAACCAACGCGTCGGCGGCGGATAACCCTTACCGATTAAGTTAAACCAAAAACTCTGTTCCGCTGTGGGCTGAGCCAATTCCGCATGTATTGGCAATTCGTTAGCCGCCGCATGAAGGCAGATTTCTTTAATGCGCTGATCCAGATAGCTTTCCACATTCGGCGCTTCGACTCGAGTATCCGAAGCGATTACAAATACCGGTTTTCTCTGTTCTTTCTCTAGTGAATAGATCAGTTCGTATACCAGTTGCAGAACCAGCGTTGAGTCTTTACCGCCCGAATAGGCTACGACCCAAGGGCGGCTGTCCGCAAGGTAATTACGCATCATCAAATCTTTGCTTAACTCGACCTGTGATGGAGACTTATCGACTATGGAATGCGCGATTTGTGGCATTGATGTTTCATTAGTTAGTGATTATTTGGACAGATTTTAACCTGTAAACCAGGAACGTTAAGTCTTTTCTGGAACATGCATGCGCTATAAGAAAGCTAAGTTATAGGGCGCTCCAGGCTTATTCTGTGGAATAACGACTGACTACTGCCAAACTCAACAATACAAAAACCTAAACCAAATCATCCAAATCCACATCCAACGTTTCGGCTATTTTTTTAAGTGCGGCAATGGTTCCGGTTCGCTTGCCGCTTTCCATTTGTGCGATGCTGGCTTGAGCCATTTTGCAGCTTTCTGCCAGCCCTGCCTGAGTCAGACCGCGATGCTCGCGCCATACTTTGATTTTATTCTCGCCATTCAGCAGCCGATTTACGATTTCGGCAGGCACCAGCTCGTCTTCGCTGGTCAGGGCTTGGTCATAGGCAGTAATGTCGCCCAGCATTTCGGCTTTTTCCAACAGCTTTTCGTAGTCGGCTACCGGCATAACCGCATATTGTTTTTGGCCGTTTTGTTCGATAAATTGCACGCTCATTTGTAAATATCTCCCCGGCTACCAACCTTAAGTACTTCTATAATCAGCACATCGTTCAATTTGAGGTAAATCGCACGGTAACCGCCAATCCGTAATCTAAAACCTTCTCGGCCTTCCAGCTTTTTTATGTCCAGTCCGTCTTCGTCATTTATTGCCATCTGCTCGAATGCTTCTTTGAATTGTTCGGCTGCTCTATGCGGCATTTTCAGCAATGCTTTGGCCGCCGTTTTTCGATAGATGACTCGGTACATGAGTCCGATAATAGCATTTAGCTATAAAAAATAGCTAAAACAAAATAACAATATTTAAATCGCATTTGCAGGCCTTGGGTCTTATCGGTCAGTTGCCGGTTTTATCCTTGATTGTTTGAATTATCGCCGTCGTCGAATGCCCCTCTATAAACGACAGAATTTTCACCTCGCCGCCATTGGCCAACACGCTTTCGTGGCCGGCAATGCTGGTGATATCGGTGTAATCGCCGCCTTTGACCAGAATGTCCGGTAGCAGCTGATCTATCACTTCTTTTGGCGTGTCTTCCTCGAACGGCACTACCCAATCCACGCATTCCAGCGCTGCCAGCATTTCCATGCGGTGTTCCAGGTTGTTGACCGGGCGCTCTGGGCCTTTCAGTCTTTGCACCGAGGCGTCGCTGTTGACCAGCACCACCAGGCGGTCGCCCAGGGTTTTGGCTTGTTGCAGGTAGCGGACGTGGCCTGGGTGCAGAATGTCGAAACAGCCGTTGGTGGCGACTATTTTTTCGCCGTTTTGTTTGGCGGCCGCGCGCTCTTTTAAAAGCGCCGGCACGCTGCAAACCCCTTTGTGGTGGGCGCGCGGGCCATGTAGGGCGTTGGCCAGTTCCTCGGTATTGACGGTGGCGGTACCCATTTTGCCGACCACGATGCCGGCACCGATATTGGCCAGCTGGGTGGCTTCCGCCAGCGATTTTTTGGCGGCCAAACTGGCGGCCAATACCGAAATGACCGTGTCGCCGGCGCCGGTCACGTCAAACACTTCCCGTGCGTGAGTCGGTAAATGTAAAGGTTCGGCATCTTTACTTAACAACGACATGCCGTGTTCGCCGCGCGTCACCAGCAAGGCATCCAGTTCCAGTTCGGATAACAAATTTAGGCCGCGTTCGACGATGTGTTGCTCATCGCTACAACGTCCCACCACGGCTTCGAATTCGCTCAAGTTCGGCGTGATCAGAGTCGCTTGCTTATAAATGGAAAAATCGCAGCCTTTGGGGTCGACCAACACCGGCTTTTTCAGTTGTCTGGCCAATCGAATGAACTGCTGCACCTGGCTGAGTGTGCCTTTGCCGTAATCCGACAGTACCACCACGGCCGACTGCATCATTTCCGCGTGATACTGATGCAGCAGCAGTTCGGTATCGATATCGTAAAAACCGTCTTCGAAATCCAGCCGGATCAATTGCTGGTGCCGGCTCATCACCCGTAATTTGGTAATGGTGGGATGATGCGGCACCCCCTGAAACAGGCATAGCACGCCGGCTTTTTTCAGCAAGGTCTCCAGTGCCACCGCCGCCTCGTCTTCGCCGGTAAAACCCAGCAACGAGGCTTTGGCACCCAGTGCCGCGATGTTTAAAGCGACGTTACCGGCCCCGCCGGCCCGCTGTTCGTCCTGTTTGACATGCACCACCGGCACCGGCGCTTCCGGCGATATACGGGACGTGGGGCCGTGCCAGTAGCGGTCCAGCATCAGGTCGCCGACTACCAGCACCCGGGCTGCGGAATAATTGGGTAATTGCATAGCTTTGCACGCGGTCTATTGAAATCAGAATGTTATTATAGCGGCTTGTCGAGAGTCTAAGGGGTGTAAACCATGAGCGTCAAAATCTACCATAACCCGCGTTGCGCTAAATCGCGGGAAACCTTGAAACTAGTACAGGAAAAAGGCATCCAGCCCGAGATCATCGAATACCTGAAACATCCGCCTACCACCGAAGAATTGACCGAGATACTCAATAAACTGGGTCTGCAGCCGCGTCAGCTGATGCGCGTTAAGGAAGCCGAATATAAAGAAAACGGCCTGGACGACAAATCCCTTAGCGATGCAGAATTGATCGAGGCTATGATCCGCATTCCCAAGCTGATCGAACGGCCTATCGTGCTGGCCGAAGGCAAAGCGGCTGTCGGTCGTCCGCCCGAAGCGGTTTTGGCGATACTGTAATGGCCAAAATACTGATCGTTTACTACAGCCGCAACGGCAGCACCTTAAAAATGGCGCAGCTGATTGCCCGAGGCGTGGAATCCGTATCCGGCGCGGAAGCGATGTTGCGCACCGTGCCGGACGTTTCGGCCGTTTGCGAAAAAGTCGCCGACAGCATTCCAGCCAGCGGCGCACCTTATGCCACCTTGCAGGAACTGGAAAACTGCGACGGCTTGGCCTTGGGCAGCCCGACCCACTTCGGCAATATGGCCGCACCGTTAAAGCATTTCATTGACGGTACGACTGCGATGTGGATATCCGGGGCTTTATCCGGCAAGCCGGCCGGTGTGTTTACCTCCACCGGCAGCATGCACGGCGGCCAGGAAACCACTTTACTTTCGATGATGCTGCCGCTGATGCATCACGGCATGCTGATGCTAAGCTTACCTTGCAATGAAATTGCCTTGCGGGAAACGGTCAGCGGCGGCACGCCTTACGGTCCCAGCCACCGTTCGGAAACGGATAGCGAGTTGACGGAACACGAAAAGAGGCTATGTTGGGTGTTGGGGGAACGATTGGCGAAAGCGGCGTTGGCGTTGAAATGCAGCCGGGTGTAATATTTTTAACCTGCCTTTAAATAAAAGGCATCGCCCCAACCGGCGGAAGTCCAATTAGTCTTTATCCTGTGGAAATTGAACTGAATAAGAAAGGCATCAATCTCGTTAACCAAGGGAATATCGGCGTATAACTTTTCTTTATTAACTTCCAAATAAATTCCTTTAATGGAACTTGAATTGATTTGGTGTCCAAATCCCTTAAGGATTGCCAGTTCCGCACCTTGCGTATCGATGTTAATAAACTCGAAATCATTAAATATTAATAAATTGTCGGGGTGCGAAATGATGCTGTCCAGTCTTAATGCTTGTACATCTTTTTCCTCCGTAACGACGATGTTCGGATAGTGAGATGAATGTGTATTCAAGTCAAAAAATGAAGAACTCTGAAAATTGTTTGTTATTTTGAATTTTAAAACTTCGTTTTTATCCCATAACGCAATCGGACAAATCTGCTGATTCATGGGGAACTGGCTAATATGGGCTTGTAATTTCGGAATGAGCTCTTCGTTTGCTTCAAACCAAATTACATCCTTTACGCCATTATTATAATAATCCAACGCTTCCTCCCCCGTATGGGCTCCAATATGAAGCACCTTTGTAGGGAGCGTATCGTGAATCAGTTTAATAATATCGCAACATTTTTGATATTTGATCAGCATAATACAGATGTTTGTGAAAGTGATTCGTATTTTACGCAGAAAATATTAAAAATTAATAATTTCCCAGTCTACAGGAAGCAAATCGGATGTATCTAAATGGCTTAAACTAGAACCAAACCATTTTGAGGGGTTTGGCGAATAAACTTTTTTGTCTGCATTTGTAGATAACCAAGCGCCCCACCAACTAAAACTGCTATTGGCAATAATAAAATCAGTACATAGACTCATTAGACAAAGATCAACATAATTGCTATTTCCTATTAACAGCACAAACCTGCTATTATTAAAAATATCTTGTTGTTTACACCACTCAGGATCATCGGAAAAAATAATTACCGGCCTGTTTGCGTCAAACTTTGCCAATGCCTTTGCATAATAATCAAACCCCAGGTTAGTATGATTCTCGGGCTTGATCAGGTAATCCCCCCTACGGATATGTAGTGCGATCGGCTTTTCGTGCTGCTTAATGAAGTCTTTACATGCTGCAAGGATACCATTTTTAAAAGTAAAGTCCTGGCGTATTTCATTTTCTATATTTTTAAAATACTGTTCCGTTTGAAAATAGCCCAGTAAACAAACATCGTCCTCGCAATTGTTAAAAATGTTTTCATCAAAGCCATGTCCCGATTCTCTAATTATTGGCCTGCTTGGGTCAATATATTTAATATTCTCTTGTTTTACATTAGGCATTTCAAAGGCATTGAATAGCTCTATCGTTATATTATTGCCAAGCGTATCAACGGAAACTTCATGATGATATGGAATACAAAATTGATAACCTCTGTTCCGTGCTACTCCTCTCAGCGAGGCATATTGGAACATTTGGTTTCCTAATTGCCCCATTTTTCCAAGGTAATTAAATCCAATCACAAGTTATTCGCTCTGGTTTTTATTAAAGAAACTCAGCCGAAACATCAAGTCCATTTTGCTTCAACATGTTAGCTCTCATTTTTTTTATTTGTTCATCCGGTGCGCGCCAACGCCTATATACGTACAAGTAATCCAACACGGCTTCAAAGTTATTTGCTGCCGTTGTAGTGCCTCGGCGGTTGCCTTGATTAATATAATCTTTGTAGATTATTGCGCCTATCGCATGTACCGGATTAAATTCCGCCATTTGGTAAACGGAAAGTAAAAAGTCCCAATCTTCCAAAGACTTCATATGCACATCTTGTCTTTGCCCAACCAAAGTCGTTGCGGGAAAAATGCAGGCTTGAGTAAATATATAATTTTTTATCCATATTTGCTCAAAAGGCGTTTTCGTTAGCTCTAATAGCTCTGGTTCATCAGGTGTAAGTATGCCTTTTAATCTATCTTCTCTTGCTATAATTACATCGCCAAAGGTCACGCTTTTGGGGTTGTTTAAAGCCGCATTAAGAAAGTCGTCATACCCTACGCCTGGAATTTCATCGTCATCATCAATAATAAGTACAAACTGCCCTCTGGCAAGATCGATTCCGAGATTCCTGCTAAAGGCTGGTCCAGGATTGTTTCTTCTCATATGAAATTGATCGTTGTCCCCAATAAAGTTTGAAGCAACTTGTATAATTTCTTTGTTTGTTGTATCGGAAACAACAATTAATTCAAAATCAATTTTTATATGCTCTTTTATCGCCCGAAGACAGCGTGTGAGCTCTATGGGTCTATCATGCGCCGGAACAATTACGCTTAGGGTAGGGTTTTTACGTCTCATTAATAGCCTTTATTGATAATTTTCTAATTTAACGCCATTGCTACCGGTGATAAGAATTCGAGACGGTATCGTTTGGTTTTCCGGATCATCGTCAATTCAAATCACTTTAATTCCGTCACCAATCGTTTGAAGTGTTGCTCCAAATTCCGGGCGAAACGCGGTGTATCGAATAGCACGCCGTCGGTTCTGACCTTTTGCAGATGCGCCTTTAATTCAGTACAGCGATCCGGCGCTTGCGCCAGTTCAACCGCCTTGTTTTCATAATCGAGCAGATTGTAGGTTATTAACTCCGGCAACTCGGCCGCTGTCAGTAAGGCCCCGGCCATCCGCGACGCGAAGGATCTGCCGGTCAGCGTCAATACCGGCAATCCCATCCATAGAGCGTCATTAGCGGTTGTACCTGCATTAAACGGGAAGGAGTCCAGAAACAGGTCGGCAACCGCGTAGCGGGCTAAATAGTCCTCGGGCGCCACCCGTCCCGCGAAAATTAAACGATTCGGATCGATGCCGAAATTTTTGGCGTGATTTCTTAAATTAATCTCAGACCACGGGTTGTCGGCCAGTAACCAAAGCGTGCTGTCGGGCACTCTGCGCAAGATATTCATCCAGGTTTCGAACAACTCGGGGGTATATTTGTAGTTGTTATTGAAGGAGCAGAACACGAAGCCTTCGGCGGGCAAATTACAACTTTCCCTGCTTGGCGCGGGATTGATTTTCCGCTGTCGGTCGCTGACTTGATAGACATCCGGCATGTACAACGGCTTCTCGGAATAAAAATGCGCATATTCCTCCGGAATCAGGAAACGGTCGGCAATCACGTAATCGATGGAAGGCAAACCGGTAGTGGCCGGCAGTCCCAAATAGGTAATTTGAATCGGTGCCGGTCGGTAAGCGAGCAAATCGGCGCGCGCGCCCAACGTCTGTCCATGCAAATCGACCAGAATGTCGATTTCGTGTTCCCGAATCAGTTTGGCGGCGGCCTCATCGGTCAGCGATTCGATGCGCTCGAAATGATCCATGGCGTCGATAATACGCTGACGCAGAGGAGAATGCCCTTGTTGGGTCCAGCAGTATCCGTAGACTTCAAATTGCGCTCTATCGTGCAGCTCGAACAATTCCGCAGTTAGCATGGCAACCGGATGTAAACAAAAATCGGAAGAACAATAGCCGATCCTTATTTTGTCGTGCCCATAGCCGGTTGTCGGCGCCAGGCGGGGCAGATTTTTTTTCAGTTTGTGCTCAACGTAATGCCGGGCGGCCGCCAACTGCGCTTCCGGGTCATCGGACAAACTCAGCATGGCCAATGCAGAGGTCGATTGGCGCATTAACTCCGGACTGACGCCGTTGACGGGCGCATAAACCGGCCAGGCGCACTGTTTTTCCCGCAGATAAACCCAATGGTGAATCACATCGGGCTGCTGGGCTTCAAGGGCCAGACTTCTGGTTAAATAATCCAGCGCCGAGCCGTAAAGCTTATTGTTTTCCAACACCCGGCCCAGATTGTTAAGCGCAAGCAACAATAGCGGACGATGTTCTAACGCGGTAGGCTTGACATGATCGTCAATCCAGCGCCATTCGGCTACGGCGGCATCTATATTGCCTTCCCGCTCATGAATCAGGCCCAGATTGAAATGCGGCTGTACGAAGGCCGGCGCCAGCTTAACCGCCTGAAGATAGACCTCTTTGGCGCCTGCCAGATCGGCTTGGTTAAACAATACCGTGCCGAGATTGAATAGCACGATATGGTTGTAAGGCGTTTGATTGCGTCGCAGCCAGGTTTGGTAAAGCACCGCAACCAATGGCGTTAGCCCGTTTTTTTCTAGATTTTCCGCTACGCCCAGCAGCTGGTTAAACTCGAGCTTGCCTTGCCAAGCGCTGAGTACCGAAGTTGCAAATTGAGTTTCAATCGCCGGCATTTGTACTCCATTTATCAATTATCAAGTAACTACAACGAAAAAATAGCGGCCGACGGATTGTCGGTCGCTACGTTTCGTTGTAAAGAATAGCTGTTAGTTGAAATTAAGGAAGTGCGGCGATTTGGTCTGTGTTCATGGCC
This sequence is a window from Methylomonas methanica MC09. Protein-coding genes within it:
- the dndD gene encoding DNA sulfur modification protein DndD, with protein sequence MIFKSLTLNNIFSYYGSRTFELAPPAGTEGNIVVIMGRNGFGKTSLLNSVKLLFAGVTKELRQSVQHDRVPTEKCFVLGDNDWWGILNRKARNENIFNCSVSAVLLDENNREIQLERKWDLQNGIYQNHLTLKPPYNAPLFDDAAQLYLSGLYPLGFIPLFFFDGEEINYLAEANRVQFTEKFEQFLNIRPADNLKICLKELARKVESEYVAKDIKPRLREAESHQRALLIQRDELLEQKRTTLTHIETLDDDLRETRQKIRLLSGQSSIENNAKLEALKQAERQTLEQALTGLSEAFERDAFLRLNAALAEKAFPAVERCANEQSEEMSEMLLSLRESLKDVFTTPPYPEQRLTESQVLFYQKRVLGVLISRDVEEDGMKPFELAPLRAKKLLATLSAYMPRHSPDAGLRDALATALRADQQLTEIDKSLLEVRQLSDENKQQFQQLQAEEIRQKEALDKFRDEERDVSHKLAIIDRDIKPLDEKITELRQQARQSEQGRARIDLLERMQKLLDAYKQKLKEQQRGTLETYFNQHLANLLDSNQLIAETKIDDSFQLHYLDAAGAPVAMSSISAGMKQLAATALLWALKDACGRQLPVIIDTPLGRIDKQHQDNLLTRYYPKAATQVILLPTDSELDERKHRLLEPYIYREFHLRNPDGENTEIQDVTENKEVRYG
- a CDS encoding DNA modification system-associated small protein, translating into MDDTAPNSLNQQTELLKSLAKQQQVPVEIAEQMAVLMQQYPDLSLWGSKSELTGKLEKVMESAFRNKLVETG
- the dndC gene encoding DNA phosphorothioation system sulfurtransferase DndC translates to MPQIAHSIVDKSPSQVELSKDLMMRNYLADSRPWVVAYSGGKDSTLVLQLVYELIYSLEKEQRKPVFVIASDTRVEAPNVESYLDQRIKEICLHAAANELPIHAELAQPTAEQSFWFNLIGKGYPPPTRWFRWCTSKMKIKPMQTAIENVIAEFGSVILLLGTRTSESSQRSYTMGKRELSSRKLNPHHEIANALVLAPIADWSSDDVWEYLFTNNPPPWGGSHDFMLDLYRQANGGECPVVMDLNTPSCGGSRFGCWTCTVVKTDKSMESFIENGEEWMTPLNEYRNWLKEIREDESRRSPIRRNGSEGQGPFIASTRKEMLQRLLETERQVQQSLISDEEIVAIQKQWTDDFDIMDSAFMIAEQFGREPWTILHQIH
- a CDS encoding helix-turn-helix domain-containing protein encodes the protein MSVQFIEQNGQKQYAVMPVADYEKLLEKAEMLGDITAYDQALTSEDELVPAEIVNRLLNGENKIKVWREHRGLTQAGLAESCKMAQASIAQMESGKRTGTIAALKKIAETLDVDLDDLV
- a CDS encoding type II toxin-antitoxin system RelE family toxin, whose protein sequence is MYRVIYRKTAAKALLKMPHRAAEQFKEAFEQMAINDEDGLDIKKLEGREGFRLRIGGYRAIYLKLNDVLIIEVLKVGSRGDIYK
- the hldE gene encoding bifunctional D-glycero-beta-D-manno-heptose-7-phosphate kinase/D-glycero-beta-D-manno-heptose 1-phosphate adenylyltransferase HldE — translated: MQLPNYSAARVLVVGDLMLDRYWHGPTSRISPEAPVPVVHVKQDEQRAGGAGNVALNIAALGAKASLLGFTGEDEAAVALETLLKKAGVLCLFQGVPHHPTITKLRVMSRHQQLIRLDFEDGFYDIDTELLLHQYHAEMMQSAVVVLSDYGKGTLSQVQQFIRLARQLKKPVLVDPKGCDFSIYKQATLITPNLSEFEAVVGRCSDEQHIVERGLNLLSELELDALLVTRGEHGMSLLSKDAEPLHLPTHAREVFDVTGAGDTVISVLAASLAAKKSLAEATQLANIGAGIVVGKMGTATVNTEELANALHGPRAHHKGVCSVPALLKERAAAKQNGEKIVATNGCFDILHPGHVRYLQQAKTLGDRLVVLVNSDASVQRLKGPERPVNNLEHRMEMLAALECVDWVVPFEEDTPKEVIDQLLPDILVKGGDYTDITSIAGHESVLANGGEVKILSFIEGHSTTAIIQTIKDKTGN
- the arsC gene encoding arsenate reductase (glutaredoxin) (This arsenate reductase requires both glutathione and glutaredoxin to convert arsenate to arsenite, after which the efflux transporter formed by ArsA and ArsB can extrude the arsenite from the cell, providing resistance.); this encodes MSVKIYHNPRCAKSRETLKLVQEKGIQPEIIEYLKHPPTTEELTEILNKLGLQPRQLMRVKEAEYKENGLDDKSLSDAELIEAMIRIPKLIERPIVLAEGKAAVGRPPEAVLAIL
- the wrbA gene encoding NAD(P)H:quinone oxidoreductase; protein product: MAKILIVYYSRNGSTLKMAQLIARGVESVSGAEAMLRTVPDVSAVCEKVADSIPASGAPYATLQELENCDGLALGSPTHFGNMAAPLKHFIDGTTAMWISGALSGKPAGVFTSTGSMHGGQETTLLSMMLPLMHHGMLMLSLPCNEIALRETVSGGTPYGPSHRSETDSELTEHEKRLCWVLGERLAKAALALKCSRV
- a CDS encoding FkbM family methyltransferase; translated protein: MLIKYQKCCDIIKLIHDTLPTKVLHIGAHTGEEALDYYNNGVKDVIWFEANEELIPKLQAHISQFPMNQQICPIALWDKNEVLKFKITNNFQSSSFFDLNTHSSHYPNIVVTEEKDVQALRLDSIISHPDNLLIFNDFEFINIDTQGAELAILKGFGHQINSSSIKGIYLEVNKEKLYADIPLVNEIDAFLIQFNFHRIKTNWTSAGWGDAFYLKAG
- a CDS encoding alpha-1,2-fucosyltransferase, with protein sequence MIGFNYLGKMGQLGNQMFQYASLRGVARNRGYQFCIPYHHEVSVDTLGNNITIELFNAFEMPNVKQENIKYIDPSRPIIRESGHGFDENIFNNCEDDVCLLGYFQTEQYFKNIENEIRQDFTFKNGILAACKDFIKQHEKPIALHIRRGDYLIKPENHTNLGFDYYAKALAKFDANRPVIIFSDDPEWCKQQDIFNNSRFVLLIGNSNYVDLCLMSLCTDFIIANSSFSWWGAWLSTNADKKVYSPNPSKWFGSSLSHLDTSDLLPVDWEIINF
- a CDS encoding glycosyltransferase family 2 protein, producing MRRKNPTLSVIVPAHDRPIELTRCLRAIKEHIKIDFELIVVSDTTNKEIIQVASNFIGDNDQFHMRRNNPGPAFSRNLGIDLARGQFVLIIDDDDEIPGVGYDDFLNAALNNPKSVTFGDVIIAREDRLKGILTPDEPELLELTKTPFEQIWIKNYIFTQACIFPATTLVGQRQDVHMKSLEDWDFLLSVYQMAEFNPVHAIGAIIYKDYINQGNRRGTTTAANNFEAVLDYLYVYRRWRAPDEQIKKMRANMLKQNGLDVSAEFL
- a CDS encoding tetratricopeptide repeat protein, which produces MPAIETQFATSVLSAWQGKLEFNQLLGVAENLEKNGLTPLVAVLYQTWLRRNQTPYNHIVLFNLGTVLFNQADLAGAKEVYLQAVKLAPAFVQPHFNLGLIHEREGNIDAAVAEWRWIDDHVKPTALEHRPLLLLALNNLGRVLENNKLYGSALDYLTRSLALEAQQPDVIHHWVYLREKQCAWPVYAPVNGVSPELMRQSTSALAMLSLSDDPEAQLAAARHYVEHKLKKNLPRLAPTTGYGHDKIRIGYCSSDFCLHPVAMLTAELFELHDRAQFEVYGYCWTQQGHSPLRQRIIDAMDHFERIESLTDEAAAKLIREHEIDILVDLHGQTLGARADLLAYRPAPIQITYLGLPATTGLPSIDYVIADRFLIPEEYAHFYSEKPLYMPDVYQVSDRQRKINPAPSRESCNLPAEGFVFCSFNNNYKYTPELFETWMNILRRVPDSTLWLLADNPWSEINLRNHAKNFGIDPNRLIFAGRVAPEDYLARYAVADLFLDSFPFNAGTTANDALWMGLPVLTLTGRSFASRMAGALLTAAELPELITYNLLDYENKAVELAQAPDRCTELKAHLQKVRTDGVLFDTPRFARNLEQHFKRLVTELK